The following proteins come from a genomic window of Rattus norvegicus strain BN/NHsdMcwi chromosome 8, GRCr8, whole genome shotgun sequence:
- the Scap gene encoding sterol regulatory element-binding protein cleavage-activating protein, translated as MTLTERLREKISQAFYNHGLLCASYPIPIILFTGLCILACCYPLLKLPLPGTGPVEFSTPVKGYSPPPADSDHKQGEPSEQPEWYVGAPVAYIQQIFVKSSVSPWHRNLLAVDVFRSPLSRAFQLVEEIRNHVLRDSSGTKSLEEVCLQVTDLLPGLRKLRSLLPEHGCLLLSPGNFWQNDWERFHADPDIIGTIHQHEPKTLQTSATLKDLLFGVPGKYSGVSLYTRKRMVSYTITLVFQRYHAKFLSSLRARLMLLHPSPNCSLRAENLVHVHFKEEIGIAELIPLVTTYIILFAYIYFSTRKIDMVKSKWGLALAAVVTVLSSLLMSVGLCTLFGLTPTLNGGEIFPYLVVVIGLENVLVLTKSVVSTPVDLEVKLRIAQGLSSESWSIMKNVATELGIILIGYFTLVPAIQEFCLFAVVGLVSDFFLQMLFFTTVLSIDIRRMELADLNKRLPPESCLPSAKPVGRPARYERQLAVRPSTPHTITLQPSSFRNLRLPKRLRVIYFLARTRLAQRLIMAGTVVWIGILVYTDPAGLRTYLAAQVTEQSPLGEGSLGPMPVPSGVLPASHPDPAFSIFPPDAPKLPENQTLPGELPEHAVPAEGVQDSRAPEVTWGPEDEELWRKLSFRHWPTLFNYYNITLAKRYISLLPVIPVTLHLNPREALEGRHPQDGRTAWAPPEPLPAGLWETGPKGPGGTQTHGDITLYKVAALGLAAGIVLVLLLLCLYRVLCPRNYGQPGGGAGRRRRGELPCDDYGYAPPETEIVPLVLRGHLMDIECLASDGMLLVSCCLAGQVCVWDAQTGDCLTRIPRPGPRRDSCGGGAFEAQENWERLSDGGKASPEEPGDSPPLRRRPRGPPPPSLFGDQPDLTCLIDTNFSVQLPPEPTQPEPRHRAGCGRSRDSGYDFSRLVQRVYQEEGLAAVHMSALRPPSPGPPLPQASQEEGTAPEKGSPPLAWAPSTAGSIWSLELQGSLIVVGRSSGRLEVWDAIEGVLCCSNEEISSGITALVFLDRRIVAARLNGSLDFFSLETHTSLSPLQFRGTPGRGSSPSSPVYSSSNTVACHLTHTVPCAHQKPITALRAAAGRLVTGSQDHTLRVFRLEDSCCLFTLQGHSGAITTVYIDQTMVLASGGQDGAICLWDVLTGSRVSHTFAHRGDVTSLTCTTSCVISSGLDDFINIWDRSTGIKLYSIQQDLGCGASLGVISDNLLVTGGQGCVSFWDLNYGDLLQTVYLGKNSEAQPARQILVLDNAAIVCNFGSELSLVYVPSVLEKLD; from the exons TATGTGGGTGCCCCCGTGGCATACATCCAGCAGATATTCGTGAAGTCATCAGTGTCTCCCTGGCACAGAAACCTTCTGGCAGTAGATGTGTTCCGGTCACCTCTGTCCCGAGCATTCCAACTGGTGGAAGAGATCCGGAACCATGTGCTGAGAGACAG CTCAGGGACCAAGAGCCTGGAGGAAGTTTGCCTGCAGGTGACAGACCTGCTGCCAGGCCTCAGGAAACTCCGGAGCCTACTTCCCGAACATGGCTGCCTGCTGCTGTCACCTGGGAACTTCTGGCAGAATGACTGGGAAAGATTCCATGCTGACCCTGACATCATTGGAACCATCCATCAGCATGAGCCTAAAACCCTACAGACATCAGCCACACTCAAAG ACTTGCTGTTCGGTGTTCCTGGGAAGTACAGTGGGGTCAGCCTCTACACGAGGAAGAGGATGGTCTCATACACCATCACCCTGGTCTTCCAGCGCTACCATGCCAA GTTTCTGAGCAGCCTCCGTGCCCGGCTCATGCTTCTGCACCCCAGCCCCAACTGCAGCCTCCGAGCAGAGAACCTGGTGCATGTGCACTTCAAAGAGGAGATTGGCATTGCCGAGCTCATCCCCCTCGTGACCACCTACATCATCCTGTTTGCCTACATCTACTTCTCCACAC GCAAGATCGACATGGTCAAGTCCAAGTGGGGCCTCGCCCTGGCAGCCGTGGTCACAGTGCTTAGCTCGCTGCTCATGTCTGTGGGGCTCTGCACTCTCTTCGGCCTGACGCCCACACTCAATGGCGG CGAGATTTTCCCATATCTGGTGGTGGTTATTGGGCTAGAGAATGTGTTGGTGCTCACCAAGTCAGTGGTATCAACTCCAGTGGACCTTGAGGTGAAGCTTCGAATTGCACAAG GCTTAAGCAGTGAGAGCTGGTCCATCATGAAGAACGTAGCAACTGAACTGGGCATCATCCTCATTGGCTACTTCACCCTTGTGCCTGCCATCCAA GAGTTCTGCCTCTTTGCTGTGGTGGGCCTGGTGTCTGACTTCTTCCTCCAGATGCTGTTCTTCACCACCGTGCTGTCCATCGACATTCGCCGGATGGAG CTAGCAGACCTGAACAAGCGGCTGCCCCCTGAGTCCTGCCTGCCCTCAGCCAAGCCTGTGGGGAGGCCAGCCCGATATGAGAGACAGCTAGCTGTACGGCCGTCCACACCACACACCATCACATTGCAACCATCTTCCTTCCGAAACCTGCGGCTTCCCAAAAGGCTGCGTGTCATCTACTTCCTGGCCCGCACTCGCCTGGCACAGCGCCTCATCATG GCTGGTACAGTTGTCTGGATTGGCATCCTGGTATATACAGACCCGGCAGGGCTGCGCACCTACCTCGCTGCCCAGGTGACAGAACAGAGCCCACTGGGTGAGGGTTCCCTGGGGCCCATGCCTGTGCCTAGTGGAGTGCTGCCTGCCAGCCACCCGGACCCTGCCTTCTCCATCTTCCCACCTGATGCTCCTAAACTGCCAGAGAACCAGACGTTGCCAGGTGAGCTGCCTGAGCATGCCGTTCCAGCAGAGGGCGTCCAGGACAGCCGAGCCCCAGAGGTGACTTGGGGGCCCGAGGATGAGGAGCTGTGGAGGAAATTGTCCTTCCGCCACTGGCCCACACTCTTCAACTACTATAATATCACACTGGCCAAAAG GTACATCAGCCTGCTGCCTGTCATCCCTGTCACACTACACCTGAATCCACGGGAGGCTCTGGAGGGGCGACACCCTCAGGATGGCCGCACTGCCTGGGCCCCACCAGAGCCTTTGCCTGCTGGCCTGTGGGAGACCGGACCTAAGGGGCCAGGTGGAACACAGACCCATGGCGACATTACCTTGTACAA GGTGGCTGCACTTGGCCTGGCAGCGGGCATTGTCctagtgctgctgctgctctgcctctACCGGGTGCTCTGCCCGCGAAACTACGGGCAGCCGGGTGGTGGTGCGGGCAGGCGGAGGCGCGGAGAGCTGCCTTGCGATGACTATGGCTACGCACCGCCTGAGACGGAGATAGTGCCGCTGGTGCTGCGAGGGCACCTCATG GACATCGAGTGTCTGGCTAGCGATGGGATGCTCCTGGTGAGCTGCTGCCTGGCTGGCCAAGTCTGCGTGTGGGATGCACAGACCGGGGACTGCCTCACTCGCATCCCGCGCCCTGG GCCACGCCGGGACAGCTGCGGAGGCGGAGCTTTTGAAGCTCAGGAGAACTGGGAAAGACTGTCTGATGGGGGCAAAGCTAGCCCGGAAGAGCCTGGCGACAGCCCTCCGCTGCGACGCCGCCCTCGAGGGCCTCCACCGCCTTCCCTCTTTGGGGACCAGCCAGACCTCACCTGCTTAATCGACACCAACTTCTCAGTGCAGCTGCCCCCAGAGCCCACTCAGCCCGAGCCTCGGCACCGGGCGGGCTGTGGCCGCTCTAGAGACTCTGGTTACGACTTCAGCCGTCTGGTGCAGCGTGTGTACCAAGAGGAAGGCCTGGCTGCTGTGCACATGTCGGCCCTGCGCCCACCCTCCCCGGGACCTCCCCTGCCCCAGGCCTCTCAAGAAGAGGGGACTGCTCCCGAGAAGGGCTCCCCCCCTCTGGCCTGGGCCCCCAGCACAGCCGGTTCCATCTGGAGCTTAGAGTTGCAAGGCAGTCTCATCGTGGTTGGGCGAAGCAGCGGCCGGCTGGAG GTGTGGGATGCCATTGAGGGCGTGCTCTGCTGCAGCAATGAGGAGATCTCCTCAGGCATCACAGCCCTTGTCTTCTTAGACAGGAG GATTGTAGCTGCTCGGCTCAACGGTTCCCTCGATTTCTTTTCCTTGGAGACCCACACTTCCCTCAGCCCCCTGCAGTTCAGAG GGACCCCAGGGAGAGGCAGTTCTCCTTCCTCGCCTGTGTACAGCAGCAGCAACACTGTGGCCTGTCACCTGACCCACACAGTCCCCTGTGCACACCAGAAACCCATCACAGCCCTGAGAGCAGCAGCGGGGCGCCTGGTGACAGGGAGCCAAGACCATACTCTGAGA GTCTTCCGACTGGAGGATTCGTGTTGCCTCTTTACCCTGCAGGGCCACTCGGGGGCAATCACAACTGTGTACATTGATCAG ACCATGGTATTGGCCAGTGGAGGACAAGATGGAGCCATCTGCCTGTGGGATGTACTAACAGGCAGCCGGGTCAGCCATACATTTGCTCACCGTGGAGATGTCACCTCCCTCACCTGTACCACTTCCTGTGTTATCAGTAGTGGCCTGGATGACTTCATCAACATCTGGGACCGAAGCACAGGCATCAAGCTGTACTCCATTCAGCAG GACCTGGGCTGTGGTGCAAGCTTGGGTGTCATCTCTGATAACCTTCTGGTGACCGGCGGCCAGGGATGTGTCTCCTTTTGGGACCTAAACTATGGGGACCTGTTACAGACAGTCTACTTGGGAAAGAACAGTGAAGCCCAGCCTGCCCGGCAGATTTTGGTGCTGGACAATGCTGCCATTGTCTGCAACTTTGGCAGTGAGCTCAGCCTAGTGTATGTGCCCTCTGTGCTGGAGAAACTGGACTGA
- the Scap gene encoding sterol regulatory element-binding protein cleavage-activating protein isoform X2 has protein sequence MVSYTITLVFQRYHAKFLSSLRARLMLLHPSPNCSLRAENLVHVHFKEEIGIAELIPLVTTYIILFAYIYFSTRKIDMVKSKWGLALAAVVTVLSSLLMSVGLCTLFGLTPTLNGGEIFPYLVVVIGLENVLVLTKSVVSTPVDLEVKLRIAQGLSSESWSIMKNVATELGIILIGYFTLVPAIQEFCLFAVVGLVSDFFLQMLFFTTVLSIDIRRMELADLNKRLPPESCLPSAKPVGRPARYERQLAVRPSTPHTITLQPSSFRNLRLPKRLRVIYFLARTRLAQRLIMAGTVVWIGILVYTDPAGLRTYLAAQVTEQSPLGEGSLGPMPVPSGVLPASHPDPAFSIFPPDAPKLPENQTLPGELPEHAVPAEGVQDSRAPEVTWGPEDEELWRKLSFRHWPTLFNYYNITLAKRYISLLPVIPVTLHLNPREALEGRHPQDGRTAWAPPEPLPAGLWETGPKGPGGTQTHGDITLYKVAALGLAAGIVLVLLLLCLYRVLCPRNYGQPGGGAGRRRRGELPCDDYGYAPPETEIVPLVLRGHLMDIECLASDGMLLVSCCLAGQVCVWDAQTGDCLTRIPRPGPRRDSCGGGAFEAQENWERLSDGGKASPEEPGDSPPLRRRPRGPPPPSLFGDQPDLTCLIDTNFSVQLPPEPTQPEPRHRAGCGRSRDSGYDFSRLVQRVYQEEGLAAVHMSALRPPSPGPPLPQASQEEGTAPEKGSPPLAWAPSTAGSIWSLELQGSLIVVGRSSGRLEVWDAIEGVLCCSNEEISSGITALVFLDRRIVAARLNGSLDFFSLETHTSLSPLQFRGTPGRGSSPSSPVYSSSNTVACHLTHTVPCAHQKPITALRAAAGRLVTGSQDHTLRVFRLEDSCCLFTLQGHSGAITTVYIDQTMVLASGGQDGAICLWDVLTGSRVSHTFAHRGDVTSLTCTTSCVISSGLDDFINIWDRSTGIKLYSIQQDLGCGASLGVISDNLLVTGGQGCVSFWDLNYGDLLQTVYLGKNSEAQPARQILVLDNAAIVCNFGSELSLVYVPSVLEKLD, from the exons ATGGTCTCATACACCATCACCCTGGTCTTCCAGCGCTACCATGCCAA GTTTCTGAGCAGCCTCCGTGCCCGGCTCATGCTTCTGCACCCCAGCCCCAACTGCAGCCTCCGAGCAGAGAACCTGGTGCATGTGCACTTCAAAGAGGAGATTGGCATTGCCGAGCTCATCCCCCTCGTGACCACCTACATCATCCTGTTTGCCTACATCTACTTCTCCACAC GCAAGATCGACATGGTCAAGTCCAAGTGGGGCCTCGCCCTGGCAGCCGTGGTCACAGTGCTTAGCTCGCTGCTCATGTCTGTGGGGCTCTGCACTCTCTTCGGCCTGACGCCCACACTCAATGGCGG CGAGATTTTCCCATATCTGGTGGTGGTTATTGGGCTAGAGAATGTGTTGGTGCTCACCAAGTCAGTGGTATCAACTCCAGTGGACCTTGAGGTGAAGCTTCGAATTGCACAAG GCTTAAGCAGTGAGAGCTGGTCCATCATGAAGAACGTAGCAACTGAACTGGGCATCATCCTCATTGGCTACTTCACCCTTGTGCCTGCCATCCAA GAGTTCTGCCTCTTTGCTGTGGTGGGCCTGGTGTCTGACTTCTTCCTCCAGATGCTGTTCTTCACCACCGTGCTGTCCATCGACATTCGCCGGATGGAG CTAGCAGACCTGAACAAGCGGCTGCCCCCTGAGTCCTGCCTGCCCTCAGCCAAGCCTGTGGGGAGGCCAGCCCGATATGAGAGACAGCTAGCTGTACGGCCGTCCACACCACACACCATCACATTGCAACCATCTTCCTTCCGAAACCTGCGGCTTCCCAAAAGGCTGCGTGTCATCTACTTCCTGGCCCGCACTCGCCTGGCACAGCGCCTCATCATG GCTGGTACAGTTGTCTGGATTGGCATCCTGGTATATACAGACCCGGCAGGGCTGCGCACCTACCTCGCTGCCCAGGTGACAGAACAGAGCCCACTGGGTGAGGGTTCCCTGGGGCCCATGCCTGTGCCTAGTGGAGTGCTGCCTGCCAGCCACCCGGACCCTGCCTTCTCCATCTTCCCACCTGATGCTCCTAAACTGCCAGAGAACCAGACGTTGCCAGGTGAGCTGCCTGAGCATGCCGTTCCAGCAGAGGGCGTCCAGGACAGCCGAGCCCCAGAGGTGACTTGGGGGCCCGAGGATGAGGAGCTGTGGAGGAAATTGTCCTTCCGCCACTGGCCCACACTCTTCAACTACTATAATATCACACTGGCCAAAAG GTACATCAGCCTGCTGCCTGTCATCCCTGTCACACTACACCTGAATCCACGGGAGGCTCTGGAGGGGCGACACCCTCAGGATGGCCGCACTGCCTGGGCCCCACCAGAGCCTTTGCCTGCTGGCCTGTGGGAGACCGGACCTAAGGGGCCAGGTGGAACACAGACCCATGGCGACATTACCTTGTACAA GGTGGCTGCACTTGGCCTGGCAGCGGGCATTGTCctagtgctgctgctgctctgcctctACCGGGTGCTCTGCCCGCGAAACTACGGGCAGCCGGGTGGTGGTGCGGGCAGGCGGAGGCGCGGAGAGCTGCCTTGCGATGACTATGGCTACGCACCGCCTGAGACGGAGATAGTGCCGCTGGTGCTGCGAGGGCACCTCATG GACATCGAGTGTCTGGCTAGCGATGGGATGCTCCTGGTGAGCTGCTGCCTGGCTGGCCAAGTCTGCGTGTGGGATGCACAGACCGGGGACTGCCTCACTCGCATCCCGCGCCCTGG GCCACGCCGGGACAGCTGCGGAGGCGGAGCTTTTGAAGCTCAGGAGAACTGGGAAAGACTGTCTGATGGGGGCAAAGCTAGCCCGGAAGAGCCTGGCGACAGCCCTCCGCTGCGACGCCGCCCTCGAGGGCCTCCACCGCCTTCCCTCTTTGGGGACCAGCCAGACCTCACCTGCTTAATCGACACCAACTTCTCAGTGCAGCTGCCCCCAGAGCCCACTCAGCCCGAGCCTCGGCACCGGGCGGGCTGTGGCCGCTCTAGAGACTCTGGTTACGACTTCAGCCGTCTGGTGCAGCGTGTGTACCAAGAGGAAGGCCTGGCTGCTGTGCACATGTCGGCCCTGCGCCCACCCTCCCCGGGACCTCCCCTGCCCCAGGCCTCTCAAGAAGAGGGGACTGCTCCCGAGAAGGGCTCCCCCCCTCTGGCCTGGGCCCCCAGCACAGCCGGTTCCATCTGGAGCTTAGAGTTGCAAGGCAGTCTCATCGTGGTTGGGCGAAGCAGCGGCCGGCTGGAG GTGTGGGATGCCATTGAGGGCGTGCTCTGCTGCAGCAATGAGGAGATCTCCTCAGGCATCACAGCCCTTGTCTTCTTAGACAGGAG GATTGTAGCTGCTCGGCTCAACGGTTCCCTCGATTTCTTTTCCTTGGAGACCCACACTTCCCTCAGCCCCCTGCAGTTCAGAG GGACCCCAGGGAGAGGCAGTTCTCCTTCCTCGCCTGTGTACAGCAGCAGCAACACTGTGGCCTGTCACCTGACCCACACAGTCCCCTGTGCACACCAGAAACCCATCACAGCCCTGAGAGCAGCAGCGGGGCGCCTGGTGACAGGGAGCCAAGACCATACTCTGAGA GTCTTCCGACTGGAGGATTCGTGTTGCCTCTTTACCCTGCAGGGCCACTCGGGGGCAATCACAACTGTGTACATTGATCAG ACCATGGTATTGGCCAGTGGAGGACAAGATGGAGCCATCTGCCTGTGGGATGTACTAACAGGCAGCCGGGTCAGCCATACATTTGCTCACCGTGGAGATGTCACCTCCCTCACCTGTACCACTTCCTGTGTTATCAGTAGTGGCCTGGATGACTTCATCAACATCTGGGACCGAAGCACAGGCATCAAGCTGTACTCCATTCAGCAG GACCTGGGCTGTGGTGCAAGCTTGGGTGTCATCTCTGATAACCTTCTGGTGACCGGCGGCCAGGGATGTGTCTCCTTTTGGGACCTAAACTATGGGGACCTGTTACAGACAGTCTACTTGGGAAAGAACAGTGAAGCCCAGCCTGCCCGGCAGATTTTGGTGCTGGACAATGCTGCCATTGTCTGCAACTTTGGCAGTGAGCTCAGCCTAGTGTATGTGCCCTCTGTGCTGGAGAAACTGGACTGA